ACCACGGCGGTGATGAAGCTGCGGAATTCGTTGCTGCTGGAGGTGTCGCCGCTGCCCTTGAAGTTGCTGCCGTACTCGGCGCCCAGCCTGGAGCGCTCGGCCACCTTGCCCATGAGCTTGTTGGGCAGCAGCGGCAGGCCGGTGATGCCGCCCTCGGCGCCGGACTGGCGGTCGATGTTGGACTTGCTGCCCTGCTTGGCGTCGATCTTTTCCATGATCTCGATGGTCACCAGGTCGCCCACGTAGCGCGCGCGCGCATCCTCGAAGCCAGGGCGGTAGCTGGCGGCATGGAACAGGCTGCCGGTGACGGGCGCGCGCACCAGGGGCGGCGGCGACTCGATCACGGGCAGTTGCGTGGGCAGCACGTCCACGGGCGGCGGCGGGTTGACGGTGGCGCAGCCGGTGGCCAGCGCGGCCAGGGCGGTGCAGCCGATCAGGCGCAGGGTGGCATTCATGGCGCGGCTCCTTGTGGTGCGCTCACAGTTGCGACAGCTTGGCCAGCATCTGGTCGCTGGTCTGGATGGCCTTGGAGTTCATCTCGTAGGCGCGCTGGGTCTGGATCATGCTGACCAGCTCCTCGACCACGTTGACGTTGGAGTTCTCCAGAAAGCCCTGCTTGATGATGCCCAGGCCGTTGGTGCCGGGCTGGCCCTGCTGCGGCGCGCCGGAGGCGGCGGACTCGCGGTACAGGTTCTGGCCCACCGGCTCCAGGCCGGCGGAGTTGACGAAGCTGGACATGGCCAGCTGGCCGATCTGCTGCGGCGTCGGGTCGCCGTCGAGCACGGCGCTCACCGTGCCGTCCTGGCCGATGCTGATGCTCTTGGTGTTGGGCGGCACGGTGATGCCGGGGGCGATGGGCAGGCCGCCGTTGGTCACCAGGCGGCCTTGCGAGTCCAGCTTGAACGAGCCGTCGCGCGTGTAGCTGGTCGTGCCGTCGGGCATGGTGACTTCAAAAAAACCGTTGCCGTCGATGGCCACGTCCAGGCTGTTGCCCGACTGCTGCAGGCTGCCCTGGGTGAAGTTGCGGCTGGTGGCCACCACGTTCACGCCCAGGCCCAGGTGCAGCCCGGTGGGCAGCTGGTTGTCTTCCGTGGTCTGCGCGCCCACCTGGCGCAGGTTTTGGTAGATCAGATCCTGGAACATGGCGCTGTTGCGCTTGTAGCCGGTGGTGGAGACGTTGGACAGGTTGTGCGAGATCACGTCCAGCTGGGTCTGCTGGGCGGTCATGCCGGTCTTGGCAATCCACAGGGAATTCATCATGGCGGTAGTCCTTTTGGGGGTTCAGCCGTTGAGGCTCAGCAGCTGGCCGGCAGCCTTGTCGTCGCTCTCGGCGGTGGACAGCAGGCGCATCTGCTGCTCAAACTGGCGTGCGGCGGCGATCATCCCGACCATGGCCTCGACCGGGTTGACGTTGGAGCCTTCCAGCACGCCCGAGCGCATCCGGGCATTGGGGTCGGCGGGCAATGGCTCGCCGCTGGCGCTGCGGAAGGCGCCGTCGTCGCCGCGCCTGAGCGGGTCGTCCGCGCCCGGGGTGATGAGCTTGAGCCGGCCCAGAGGCTGCGGCGGCTGGCCGTCCTGTACGGCGCTCACGGTGCCGTCGTGGCCCAGCACCACCTCGGCGCCCTGCGGCACGTCGATGGGCGCGCCGCCGTCGGACAGCACCGGCATTCCCAGCGGGGTGACCAGCTGGCCGGTGTTGGAGATCTCGAACTGTCCGGCGCGGGTATAGGTTTCGGTGCCGTCCAGGCCCTGCACGGCAAACCAGGCGTTGCCCTCGGCCATGGCGTCCAGGGGGCGACCAGTGGTCATGGCCGGGCCGGAGGTCTCCACGTGGCCGGATGTCGCCTCCAGCGAGAACACCCGCGTGGTGGCGCCGGTGCCTGACAGCGGCACCGAGCGGAAGTTGTACATCTCGGCGCGAAAGCCCGCAGTGGAGGCATTGGCCAGATTGTTGGCCAGCACCGCCTGCCGGTTGGCGGCAGCGCTGGCGCCGGTCATGGAGGTGTAGATGATGCGATCCATGGCGGGTCTCTCGCGGGTGGGGTTTCAGTCGGTCAGGATCAGCGCAGGTTGACGATGGTGGACAGCACCTGATCCTGCGTCTTGATGGTCTGGGCGTTGGCCTGGTAGGCGCGCTGGGCGGTCATCATGTTGACCAGCTCGGCGGTGAGATCGACGTTGGAGTCCTCCAGCGCGCCCGAGCGCAGGGCGCCGAAGTTGCCGCTGCCGGGCACGCCCGTGGTGGCCGGGCCGGAGGCGGCGGACTCGATCCAGTTGTTGCCGCCCACCGGCTCCAGGCCTTGCGTGTTGCGAAACGACGCCAGCGTGAGCTGGCCTTCGGCGCGCGTCAGGCCGTTGGAGTAGCGCGCCATGATCTTGCCGTCGTCGGCAATGCTGATGCCGGTGAGCGCGCCCGAGGTGTAGCCGCTTTGCGTCAGGTCGGTCACGGCGAACTTGGTGCCGAACTGGGTCACGGCGGACAAGTCCAGGAAGATGCCGGCGTCGGTCACCGTGCTGTTGTTCAGCGGGTCGTCCTGGTTGTCGATGGGGCCTGACAGGTTGGGGTTGTTGAGCGAAAGAACGTTAGCCAGGTAAAGGCCTGGCCCGGTGACAGCGCTGTAGGGGTGGGTGGCTGTGGGGCCAGTGATCTTGCCGTTGTCATCGAAGACAACAGTGCCCAGGGAGGTTGCCGCCGGGTCGAGGGAATCGAAGATCTCCCATTCGTTGGCCGTGCCGGTCTTTTGGAAATAAAGGTTCACCGGCGTCGCCACGCCCTGGCTGTCATAGACGTTGACCGAAGTGCCATAGGTGGCGCGCGGCGTGGCCGGGATGGGCGGCGTGGCCGCCGGATCGCCAGCGGCATCCTTGGCGCGGGCATCCAGGTTCAGCGCGGCGGTGATGACGCGCGTGGCCTTGGCCTCGATGGGCTCGCCGGTGGGCAGGCGCAGCGGGCCGGGCTGGGCGCCCTGCATGACCTGGCCGGTGATCGGATCGACGGGCACGCCCATGACATTGGCGCCGCCGTTGGTGATGATGTTGCCTTGCGTGTCCAGCTTGAAGGCGCCATCGCGGGTATAGGCGCGCGAGCCGTCGGGCATCTGCACGGTGAAGAAACCGTTGCCGTTGACGGCCACGTCCAGGCTGTTGCCGGTCATGGTGATGCCGCCCTGGTTGAACTGCTGGGCCACGGCGGCAGTCTCTACGCCGATGCCGTTGCGCCCGCCGCCAGCCAGGCCCATGGCCGAGTTGACCATGGCCGAGAACTCGGCGCGCGAGGACTTGAAGCCCGTGGTGTTGGAGTTGGCGATGTTGTGGCCGATGACGTCAAGGTTCTTGGCCGAGGCGTTCAGGCCCGAGAGGCCTTGCTGGAAACCCATGGTGTGCTCCTGCTGCTGTGCTGTGCGGTGAAAAAGGGAAGGGAGGGAGCGGCGGCCTCAGACCACGCCGCGCACGTTGGCGTAGTTGACGACTTCGCCGCCCGACAGGGTCAGCGTGAGCGCGCCGTTGGCCGAGCCGGTGGCCACCACCTGCGACTGCATGAAGGGCGTGGCCGCGACGGCCCCTTCCTGGTTGCTGGCGGTGATGCGAAAGCGCAGGCTGGAGGTGTCGCCTTGGTAGCCCGAGGCGTCCCAGTCGAAGCTGTGCCGGCCCTGCTCCAGTGCGCCCAGCTCCAGCGTGTCCACCACCAGCCCGCCGGGGGTGAGCACCTCGACCTTGACGGCGCCGGCGCTGCCCGACAGCTCGAACTGGCCCTGGGCCTGGCCGTCATCGCTCACGGACAGGCGGTCGCCCTCGGTCAGCACCGAGCGCCCGATCATGGAGATGCCCTGGATCTGCTGCATGGTGTTGAACTGCTCGGCCATGGTCTGCATGGTCAGGTTCAGCGTCTGCAGGCCAGTGACGGTGTTGATCTGCGCCATCTGCGTGGTCATCTGCGCGTTGTCCAGGGGGTTCATCGGATCCTGGTTGTTCAACTGCGCGACCAGCAGCTTGAGGAAGCGATCCTGCATCGCTGCCGGGTTGGTGTCGGCATTGGCCGACGGCCCTTCGTGGACGGTGGCGCTGGCGCCTATGGGGGTGAGGATCATGGGGGTCTCCGGTCAGCAGGCGGGCGCAGGCGTTTACTGGCCCATCTGCAAGGTCTTGAGCAGCAGCGACTTGGCGGTGTTCATGACCTCGACGTTGTTCTGGTAGGAGCGCGAGGCGGAGATCATGTTGACCATCTCCTCCACGGCGTTGACGTTGGAGTGCGTGACGTAGCCGTCGGCATCGGCCAGCGGGTTGTCCGGGTCGTGTACGCGCCGGCCCGGGGTCTCGGTCTCCTGGATGGCGGACACGCGCACGCCGGCGGCGCCCTCGGCGCCCATGGGCGCGGTCTGGAACACCACCTGGCGCGACTTGTAGGCCTGGCCATCGGGGCCGGCCACGGCGTCCACGTTGGCCAGGTTGCTGGCCACCACGTTCAGGCGCTGCGACTGGGCGCTGATGGCGCTGCCCGAGACATTGAAGATGGTGAACAACGACATGGTGGGGAGGCTCCTGGTCGGGTGTCGGCTGGGGGCGGATGAATGACGGGGGAATGACGGAGCGGGCTGGCCGCTTACTGGCCCTGGATGGCGCTGAGCATGGTGCGCGACTGGCCGTTGATGAAGCGCAGCGTGGCCTCGTAGCGCACGGCGTTGTCCACGAAGGCGGCGCGCTCGCGATCCATGTCCACGCTGTTGTTGTCCAGGCTGGGCTGGGACTGGCGCGCGTAGGCCAGGGTGCTGGTGCGGCTGCCCAGCTCGCCGATGGCGGCGGGCAGCGGCATGTGCTGGGCGTGCGTAGTGCTGGCGGCGCGCTGCGGGCTGGCGGCGGCGGCCTGCTGGTCGGCCACGGCGCGCATGGCTTCGGCAAAGCGGAAGTCGCGCGCCACGTAGCCGGGCGTGTCGGCGTTGGCGATGTTGCTCGCAATGGTGCGCTGGCGCTCGGAGCGCAGCAGCAGTGCATTGCCATGCAGTTCCAGTCGCTGGGTCAGCTTGTCGAGCATGAGAGGTCTCGCGGGGATGGGTGGCAAACGGAAGAGGAAGGCTCGAAAGGCGTGCCGGGCCTTTGGGGCGTGCAGCGATTGTGGGGATCGGACGGTTTTCCGAAGGCGCGAAGAAGGCGGGCTTTGGCCGGCTGTTCGCCGCTTTCCGGCGCCGCTGCCGGCCTACAGTGGCAGGCGTGAAAAAGACCCTCCGCCCGGCCCCTGGCCGGAGCCGGACTGCCCAGGAGCTGCCCATGCCATCCACCGTTGCCCCCAAATCCACGCTGCGCACGCGCCTGCGCCGCGCCGGGCTGGGCCTGTCCCTGGCGTGCGCGGCACTGGCCGCGCCCGCCCAGCAAGGCAGCGAAGACCTGAGCGCGCTGTCGCAGCGCTGGGTGGACGACGCGCTGGCCCAGGCCCAGGCCGGCGGCGCCCTGCCGCTGCGCATGGAGGTCGAGGTCGGCGCGCTGGATGCGCGCCTGCGCCTGGCACCGTGCCAGCAGGTCGAGCCTTATCTGCCCGCCGGCACGCGCCTGTGGGGCCGCTCCCGCCTGGGCCTGCGCTGCGTGCAGGGGCAAACGCGCTGGAATGTCTTTCTGCCGATCACCGTCAAGGCCTTCGGCCCAGCCTGGGTGCTGGCCGGCAACGTGACCGCCGGCAGCGTGCTGACCGAGGCCGACGCCATCGAGGCTGAGGTGGACTGGGCTGCCGAGCCGGCAGCCATCATCGCCAACCGCGATGCCTGGATCGGCCAGACGGCGACGCGCGCGCTCAACCCTGGCCAGGCGCTGCGCCAGAACATGGTGCGCGCGCCCGAGCTGTTCAAGGCCGGCAGCCCGGTGCGCGTGGTGGTGCAAGGGCCGGGCTACGCCGTGACCTCCTCCGGCCAGGCGATGACCGCCGGATCGGTCGGCCAGACCATCCGCATCCGCATGGGCAATGGCCGGGTGATTGGGGGGGTTGTTTCCGAGGATGGAACAATCCAGGCCCAGCTTTGAGTCTTTTTGGCCACGTTGGCCCTAAAGTTCTCCCGGCAATGGTCGAATATGTGGCCACTGGCCCCATCCTCGGGGCGGTGGAGAGAGCGATGAAAATCACAGGCAACAATCCGGAACTTGCGAACGCGCGTTCGGCGCAAGCCGCTGCTGCCCGTCAGCAAGCCAAGACGGCTGCGCCCGCTCCTGCCGCCGAAGCTGCCACCCAAAGCACCCAACGTGCTGCCAGCGGCGGCGCTGCTGCGGGCGGGGTGCCGGTCACACTGTCCAATACGGCGCGCACGGCGGACGCCAGCCGCAGCGCCTCCGACTTCAACGCCGCCAAGGTCAAGGCCATCAAGGCGGCCATCGAAAACGGCACCTTCCGCGTCAACGCCGAAGCCGTGGCCGACAAGCTGCTCGGTAACGCCTACGAAACCCTGTCGCGCTTCGCGCACGGTTGAGCGGCGCAGCCCCGCCCCAGCCCTGGCACATGGCCACGCCTTCCGACCTCCTGCCCCTGATCGAAGCGCAGCTGCAGCAATTGCAGGCTGCGCTGTTGTCGTCCGACCCGCTGGCGCTGGAGCAGGGCGCGCAGACGCTGCGCGAGGCCGCCGCCGCCCTGGTGCAGCTGCGCGGCCAGGGGCTGGACGGCGCCGCCCAGCAGCGCCTGCAGGCACTGGCCCTGCAGCTGAGCCAGGTGCGCGACCAGCTCGCGCGTGTGCTGGCGCTCACCCAGCAGCGGGCTGTCGCGCTGCTGCCGCCCGCCGAATCTTTCACCTACGGGCCGGCATCGGCCACGCCGGCACGCATCTACCGCGCACCCGGGTGAGTCCGGCGCGGCGCGCGCCGCCCGCGTTGCACTTCAAGAAACATAGCTGGAAGCGCTTGCCTGGCAAGGGTTTCAGCCGTTTTTGATCAAAACCTTGCAGGTTTGAACAGGCGCAGGCCGGCAGCCGTGCTGCCGCCTGCCGTTCAATGCGCGCGCATCTTGGTGCGCAAGCGCGCAATGGCCTGGCCGTGCAGCTGGCACACGCGCGATTCGGTCACGCCGAGCACGGCGGCGATCTCCTTGAGGTTGAGGTCGTGCTCGTAGTACATGCCCATGATGTGCTGCTCGCGCTCGGGCAGCTGCCCGATGGCTGCCACCAGCGAGCTGCGCAGGCGCTGGTCGCGCAGGAGGGCCATGGGGTCGGCGGCGCTGTCGCTGACGTGGCGGTCGAGGAAGCTCTCGCTGTCGTCGTCGCCCTGGTACATGTCCTCCAGATAGACCAATTGCGTGCCGCGCACCTTGCCCAGCAGGCTCTGGTATTCCTGCAGGCTGATGCCCAGCTCGTCGGCGATTTCCGACTCCAGCGGGCTGCGGCCCAGGCGCTGCTCGGCGCGGTGCAGGGCCTGCTCGATGTCCTTTTGGCTCTTGCGCGAGCTGCGGCTCATCCAGTCGCCGCCGCGCAGCTCGTCGAGCATGGCGCCGCGGATGCGCTGGCTGGCAAAAGTCTCGAACTGCACGCCCTGCGCCACCTCGTAGCGCGACAGGGCATCGGTCAGGCCGATCATGCCGACCTGGATCAGATCGTCGAGTTCGACGTTGGGGGGAAGCTTGGCAATCATGTGATGGGCGATGCGGC
This portion of the Melaminivora jejuensis genome encodes:
- a CDS encoding flagellar basal body L-ring protein FlgH, encoding MNATLRLIGCTALAALATGCATVNPPPPVDVLPTQLPVIESPPPLVRAPVTGSLFHAASYRPGFEDARARYVGDLVTIEIMEKIDAKQGSKSNIDRQSGAEGGITGLPLLPNKLMGKVAERSRLGAEYGSNFKGSGDTSSSNEFRSFITAVVTEVLPNGHLVITGEKQVGVNRSVDVLRFSGIVDPRNMRRGAGGHAGSVIDSRYVANVRVVSRGLGEQAEAQAVGWLARAFNAVTPF
- the flgG gene encoding flagellar basal-body rod protein FlgG, which produces MMNSLWIAKTGMTAQQTQLDVISHNLSNVSTTGYKRNSAMFQDLIYQNLRQVGAQTTEDNQLPTGLHLGLGVNVVATSRNFTQGSLQQSGNSLDVAIDGNGFFEVTMPDGTTSYTRDGSFKLDSQGRLVTNGGLPIAPGITVPPNTKSISIGQDGTVSAVLDGDPTPQQIGQLAMSSFVNSAGLEPVGQNLYRESAASGAPQQGQPGTNGLGIIKQGFLENSNVNVVEELVSMIQTQRAYEMNSKAIQTSDQMLAKLSQL
- a CDS encoding flagellar basal body rod protein FlgF, with the translated sequence MDRIIYTSMTGASAAANRQAVLANNLANASTAGFRAEMYNFRSVPLSGTGATTRVFSLEATSGHVETSGPAMTTGRPLDAMAEGNAWFAVQGLDGTETYTRAGQFEISNTGQLVTPLGMPVLSDGGAPIDVPQGAEVVLGHDGTVSAVQDGQPPQPLGRLKLITPGADDPLRRGDDGAFRSASGEPLPADPNARMRSGVLEGSNVNPVEAMVGMIAAARQFEQQMRLLSTAESDDKAAGQLLSLNG
- the flgE gene encoding flagellar hook protein FlgE → MGFQQGLSGLNASAKNLDVIGHNIANSNTTGFKSSRAEFSAMVNSAMGLAGGGRNGIGVETAAVAQQFNQGGITMTGNSLDVAVNGNGFFTVQMPDGSRAYTRDGAFKLDTQGNIITNGGANVMGVPVDPITGQVMQGAQPGPLRLPTGEPIEAKATRVITAALNLDARAKDAAGDPAATPPIPATPRATYGTSVNVYDSQGVATPVNLYFQKTGTANEWEIFDSLDPAATSLGTVVFDDNGKITGPTATHPYSAVTGPGLYLANVLSLNNPNLSGPIDNQDDPLNNSTVTDAGIFLDLSAVTQFGTKFAVTDLTQSGYTSGALTGISIADDGKIMARYSNGLTRAEGQLTLASFRNTQGLEPVGGNNWIESAASGPATTGVPGSGNFGALRSGALEDSNVDLTAELVNMMTAQRAYQANAQTIKTQDQVLSTIVNLR
- a CDS encoding flagellar hook assembly protein FlgD; the encoded protein is MILTPIGASATVHEGPSANADTNPAAMQDRFLKLLVAQLNNQDPMNPLDNAQMTTQMAQINTVTGLQTLNLTMQTMAEQFNTMQQIQGISMIGRSVLTEGDRLSVSDDGQAQGQFELSGSAGAVKVEVLTPGGLVVDTLELGALEQGRHSFDWDASGYQGDTSSLRFRITASNQEGAVAATPFMQSQVVATGSANGALTLTLSGGEVVNYANVRGVV
- the flgC gene encoding flagellar basal body rod protein FlgC, yielding MSLFTIFNVSGSAISAQSQRLNVVASNLANVDAVAGPDGQAYKSRQVVFQTAPMGAEGAAGVRVSAIQETETPGRRVHDPDNPLADADGYVTHSNVNAVEEMVNMISASRSYQNNVEVMNTAKSLLLKTLQMGQ
- the flgB gene encoding flagellar basal body rod protein FlgB, which gives rise to MLDKLTQRLELHGNALLLRSERQRTIASNIANADTPGYVARDFRFAEAMRAVADQQAAAASPQRAASTTHAQHMPLPAAIGELGSRTSTLAYARQSQPSLDNNSVDMDRERAAFVDNAVRYEATLRFINGQSRTMLSAIQGQ
- the flgA gene encoding flagellar basal body P-ring formation chaperone FlgA produces the protein MPSTVAPKSTLRTRLRRAGLGLSLACAALAAPAQQGSEDLSALSQRWVDDALAQAQAGGALPLRMEVEVGALDARLRLAPCQQVEPYLPAGTRLWGRSRLGLRCVQGQTRWNVFLPITVKAFGPAWVLAGNVTAGSVLTEADAIEAEVDWAAEPAAIIANRDAWIGQTATRALNPGQALRQNMVRAPELFKAGSPVRVVVQGPGYAVTSSGQAMTAGSVGQTIRIRMGNGRVIGGVVSEDGTIQAQL
- the flgM gene encoding flagellar biosynthesis anti-sigma factor FlgM produces the protein MKITGNNPELANARSAQAAAARQQAKTAAPAPAAEAATQSTQRAASGGAAAGGVPVTLSNTARTADASRSASDFNAAKVKAIKAAIENGTFRVNAEAVADKLLGNAYETLSRFAHG
- a CDS encoding RNA polymerase sigma factor FliA, which encodes MYTAKGQLDRDALLTQHLPLVRRIAHHMIAKLPPNVELDDLIQVGMIGLTDALSRYEVAQGVQFETFASQRIRGAMLDELRGGDWMSRSSRKSQKDIEQALHRAEQRLGRSPLESEIADELGISLQEYQSLLGKVRGTQLVYLEDMYQGDDDSESFLDRHVSDSAADPMALLRDQRLRSSLVAAIGQLPEREQHIMGMYYEHDLNLKEIAAVLGVTESRVCQLHGQAIARLRTKMRAH